The Anaerolineae bacterium genome contains a region encoding:
- a CDS encoding endonuclease III — protein sequence MAPKDQTLTAKAEKIIQRLIAEYGQPIWHTTGDPVEVLIGTFLSQNTSDVNSGRAFDALRARFPTWEAVMTAPTEAVEETIRPGGLARSKAPRIQAALRRIFQERGEFSLDFLKDMPLDQAKAWLQSLHGVGAKTAAIVLLFSLGRPVFPVDTHIHRISRRIGIVSSSATPEQTEAAWESLVSPKYYYPLHINLIRHGREVCKAREPRCHVCVLQDLCDYYLSA from the coding sequence ATGGCTCCTAAAGACCAAACATTGACGGCTAAGGCGGAGAAGATCATCCAACGCCTGATCGCGGAATACGGCCAGCCAATCTGGCATACCACAGGCGATCCGGTGGAAGTGCTGATTGGCACTTTTTTGTCACAGAACACCTCAGACGTCAACAGCGGCCGGGCCTTTGATGCCTTGCGCGCGCGCTTTCCGACGTGGGAGGCTGTGATGACAGCGCCCACGGAGGCGGTCGAGGAGACGATCCGGCCGGGTGGGCTGGCCAGGAGCAAAGCGCCTCGCATTCAGGCGGCGCTGCGCCGCATCTTCCAAGAGCGCGGCGAATTCTCTCTAGATTTCCTGAAGGATATGCCGCTGGATCAAGCCAAGGCATGGCTTCAATCTCTCCATGGGGTGGGTGCCAAGACGGCTGCTATCGTGTTGTTATTTAGCTTGGGGCGTCCCGTGTTCCCGGTAGACACCCATATTCATCGAATCAGCCGTAGGATAGGCATCGTCTCCTCTTCGGCGACGCCTGAACAGACGGAGGCAGCCTGGGAATCGCTGGTGTCGCCGAAATACTACTATCCGCTGCATATCAATCTCATCCGTCATGGCCGAGAGGTATGCAAGGCGCGCGAGCCTCGCTGCCACGTCTGCGTCTTGCAAGATCTATGCGACTATTATCTGAGCGCATAA
- a CDS encoding HAD-IIA family hydrolase yields the protein MKALFSADLATRQRVKELAGFILDMDGTLYLGDTLLPGAAKLLASLQARHLPFLYLTNNSSRDAAMYAEKLNRLGLPATSDQILTSGAATAAWLRAYHPHTRLFVLGTPSLQAEFASAGFQVVDEAPDLVVLGFDTTLTYARLAQACTLIRQGVPWIATHPDINCPVPGGFIPDAGAIAAAIVASTGVQPQVVIGKPNPYIFQEALARLGTPAAATAMVGDRLYTDITGARRAGLVAILVLSGETTLADLETATTQPDMIFPSVCELAQVLDE from the coding sequence ATGAAAGCCCTTTTCTCAGCAGACCTAGCGACACGACAGCGGGTGAAAGAGCTGGCCGGCTTCATCCTGGACATGGATGGTACCCTTTATCTAGGCGACACGCTGTTACCCGGCGCAGCTAAGCTTCTGGCATCGCTTCAGGCTCGACATCTCCCATTCCTGTATCTTACAAACAACTCATCCCGCGATGCGGCCATGTACGCCGAAAAGCTGAACCGCCTTGGCCTGCCGGCGACGTCTGATCAGATTCTGACCTCCGGCGCAGCGACGGCTGCCTGGCTGCGCGCATATCACCCGCACACCCGACTGTTCGTGCTGGGAACCCCCAGCCTGCAAGCGGAATTCGCCTCGGCTGGCTTTCAAGTGGTGGATGAGGCCCCTGATCTGGTGGTGTTGGGGTTCGATACAACATTGACTTACGCCCGTCTGGCGCAGGCCTGCACTCTGATCCGTCAAGGCGTGCCGTGGATCGCTACGCACCCTGACATCAATTGCCCAGTGCCTGGCGGCTTTATCCCAGACGCTGGAGCCATTGCCGCTGCCATCGTCGCCTCTACAGGCGTCCAGCCTCAGGTGGTCATCGGCAAACCCAACCCGTATATTTTCCAGGAAGCGTTGGCGCGGCTGGGCACACCCGCAGCGGCCACGGCTATGGTGGGAGATCGGCTTTACACCGATATAACCGGTGCACGCCGCGCCGGGCTGGTGGCCATCCTGGTGCTCAGCGGCGAGACCACGCTAGCCGATCTTGAAACAGCCACAACCCAGCCGGACATGATTTTCCCATCCGTGTGTGAGCTGGCTCAAGTCCTCGACGAGTAA
- a CDS encoding CYTH domain-containing protein encodes MTLEIEAKLTIPDQATFNRLLAIPALGAYMLGPVQMTSVVDCFYDTVDMAMLYRGYACRLRHEGSRVIAAMKEVGRAADGIHRREELEVATPEGADPSTWPESQARALALALTRGRPLITLFELHQRRHRRAVRQALRSVGQLSLDEVAVFLEERTLSWLELEIELTGGEVSDLLTLSDLLQQAFGLCPQPKSKFARALEWRRQVLVPTLDVLPIQPLERGDISPAGWWSESSPP; translated from the coding sequence ATGACGTTGGAAATCGAGGCGAAACTAACGATCCCAGATCAGGCTACCTTTAACCGGTTGCTGGCGATCCCTGCGCTGGGGGCTTATATGTTGGGACCCGTACAAATGACCTCGGTGGTAGATTGCTTCTACGATACCGTTGATATGGCGATGCTCTACAGAGGATATGCGTGCCGCCTGCGCCATGAAGGCAGTCGAGTCATAGCTGCAATGAAAGAGGTGGGCCGCGCGGCCGATGGTATCCACAGGCGAGAGGAACTAGAAGTAGCCACACCAGAGGGAGCGGACCCCTCCACCTGGCCGGAAAGTCAGGCGCGAGCGCTAGCGCTGGCGCTGACCCGAGGCCGCCCATTAATCACGCTGTTTGAATTGCACCAGCGTCGCCATCGGCGGGCCGTGCGACAGGCGTTGCGTTCTGTGGGTCAACTGTCTTTGGACGAGGTGGCCGTCTTCCTGGAGGAACGGACCCTGAGCTGGCTAGAGTTGGAGATCGAGCTGACGGGCGGAGAGGTCTCGGACTTGCTCACATTGAGCGATCTGCTGCAACAGGCTTTCGGGCTGTGCCCACAGCCGAAATCGAAATTCGCTCGCGCGCTGGAATGGCGTCGCCAGGTGCTCGTCCCCACACTTGATGTGCTGCCGATACAACCCCTCGAAAGAGGTGACATCTCTCCAGCAGGGTGGTGGAGTGAATCTTCACCACCCTGA
- the rtcA gene encoding RNA 3'-terminal phosphate cyclase, which yields MLVIDGSYGEGGGQILRTTLSLAAILQRQVRIEHIRARRPQPGLRPQHLTAVRAMAAICGASLEGDRVGSCELVFRPGHAPRPGRYVFDVSQMAGAGSAGSVTLILQTVLLPLALADGPSHLVLRGGTHVEWSPPFHYLAHVYLPALAHMGVHAKVQLMHWGWYPQGGGEIVAKVVGGARLQPQEFIQRGPLRRLWGLSATSNLPTHIRQRQAEQARARLHDAGFSADIQQADAPSKGPGTCVFLCAEHERIAAGFTAYGRRGLPAERVADAAVDEFLAYQTARGATDAHLADQLVLPLALAGGALTTVRITSHLLTNIWVVEQFLGRRFTLEGVEAQEGLLRCLN from the coding sequence ATGCTGGTCATTGACGGCTCTTATGGCGAAGGCGGAGGGCAGATTCTACGCACGACGCTCAGCCTGGCGGCGATCCTACAGCGTCAGGTTCGCATCGAGCACATTCGCGCCCGGCGGCCGCAGCCTGGGCTGCGCCCTCAACACCTCACCGCAGTACGGGCGATGGCTGCCATATGCGGCGCCTCGCTGGAGGGCGATCGGGTAGGCTCATGCGAACTGGTCTTTCGGCCCGGGCATGCCCCGCGTCCCGGCCGCTACGTGTTCGACGTCAGTCAGATGGCCGGGGCCGGCTCGGCCGGCTCGGTGACGTTGATTTTGCAGACTGTGTTGCTTCCGTTGGCGCTGGCGGACGGCCCTTCACATCTGGTGCTTCGAGGCGGTACGCACGTGGAGTGGAGTCCACCGTTTCACTACCTCGCCCATGTCTATCTGCCTGCGCTGGCCCACATGGGGGTTCATGCGAAAGTCCAATTGATGCATTGGGGCTGGTATCCGCAGGGCGGCGGCGAAATAGTCGCAAAGGTGGTCGGGGGAGCCCGGTTACAACCACAAGAGTTCATCCAACGTGGCCCACTGCGGCGGCTATGGGGGCTCTCGGCGACGTCGAATTTGCCTACCCACATCCGTCAGCGCCAAGCTGAACAAGCCAGGGCTCGCCTGCATGACGCGGGATTCTCCGCAGATATCCAGCAAGCCGATGCGCCGTCGAAAGGGCCAGGAACGTGTGTCTTTCTCTGCGCGGAGCATGAGCGTATTGCGGCGGGGTTCACGGCCTATGGACGGCGAGGCCTGCCGGCCGAACGGGTAGCGGATGCGGCGGTGGACGAGTTTCTCGCTTATCAGACCGCACGGGGTGCCACAGATGCCCATCTGGCCGACCAGTTGGTGCTGCCACTGGCCTTGGCCGGCGGCGCGTTGACTACTGTTCGGATCACCAGTCACCTACTCACTAATATCTGGGTGGTTGAGCAGTTTCTAGGACGACGCTTCACATTGGAAGGTGTGGAGGCACAAGAAGGGCTACTTCGATGTTTGAATTGA
- a CDS encoding ribonuclease Z, with amino-acid sequence MFELIFLGTSASAPSVRRGLSSAVVLYKEYRFMIDCGEGTQRQLLRSGLGFRRLDRILLTHGHLDHILGLGGLASTFGRWEMIQELDVYGGQWALQRVKALMDVVFGPGRLPLRINYHEIEPGVVFQDDSFVLQAFPVDHRGPGCFGYTFEEKPRRPFLPERAEALGIPAGPIRRQLVQGQTVTLEDGRVIHPDDVLGPEVRGARLVFVGDAGRTDNLVEQAWQADALVIEATYCEEEAEMARQFGHLTAAQAARLAQEAQVKQLILTHISRRYGAKRVLAEALPIFPATVVANDFDRFRILKDGRNIRLHEEHLEDEEETA; translated from the coding sequence ATGTTTGAATTGATCTTCCTGGGGACCTCGGCTTCGGCTCCGTCGGTGCGCCGCGGCCTCTCCTCAGCGGTCGTTTTATACAAAGAATACCGGTTCATGATCGACTGTGGTGAGGGCACACAGCGTCAGTTGCTGCGCAGCGGCCTGGGCTTTCGGCGGCTGGATCGTATCCTTCTGACGCATGGACACCTCGATCACATTTTGGGGTTGGGAGGACTTGCCTCTACGTTTGGCCGTTGGGAGATGATCCAAGAGCTAGATGTGTACGGCGGGCAGTGGGCATTACAACGCGTGAAGGCTCTAATGGACGTGGTGTTTGGCCCCGGCCGCCTGCCGCTACGAATAAACTATCACGAGATCGAGCCCGGCGTGGTTTTCCAGGACGACTCGTTTGTCCTACAGGCTTTCCCCGTGGACCATCGCGGGCCCGGCTGCTTCGGCTACACCTTTGAGGAGAAGCCACGACGGCCCTTCCTCCCCGAGCGAGCGGAGGCGTTGGGTATCCCAGCCGGGCCGATACGGCGCCAACTCGTGCAGGGCCAGACGGTCACCTTGGAGGATGGCCGGGTGATCCACCCAGACGATGTGTTAGGGCCGGAGGTCCGGGGAGCTCGCCTGGTCTTCGTAGGGGATGCAGGGCGAACAGATAACCTGGTAGAACAAGCTTGGCAAGCCGACGCGTTGGTCATCGAAGCCACCTATTGCGAGGAGGAGGCGGAGATGGCCAGGCAGTTCGGTCACCTGACAGCTGCGCAGGCCGCCCGGCTAGCTCAGGAGGCCCAAGTCAAACAGCTTATCCTAACACATATCTCTCGTCGTTATGGGGCAAAGCGCGTTCTGGCTGAGGCGCTGCCGATCTTCCCCGCCACGGTGGTCGCCAACGATTTCGATCGCTTTCGCATCTTGAAGGACGGACGCAATATCCGACTGCACGAGGAGCATCTAGAGGACGAGGAAGAGACCGCGTGA
- a CDS encoding cellulase family glycosylhydrolase, translating to MRRRDSRAARRFSRSFALWLTMALWLTTLAGCGNATSTPIPTPLPAVLPTPSPTSEASEPATLFFASDQAGNGDIYRIDGGGLRRLTDNPEVDWDPAVSPDGTRIAFTSWRAGQADIWLMNTDGSELRRLTDHPADDYAPAWSPDGRALAFVSERAGNQDIFLLDVTTGAVRPLVQTPRAERDPAWSPDGKRLAFVGIDAESGWQRLWIVTTDGLGPTPLTNWPIHASSPLWLPDGKSLLFLGREHDGAPLGFFIIHPGEPPQPLWMTPEDGKTIVSAPAWGPNGMLLFALWRDGMYSLVALSPGSDQPIPWLTGSDVYGAPVASPAEGPYTRPLSSLRLGRGPKNEGGHEDHPLILGMNLAGIGNAYLVRDLGFTWAKGYLSWESAEPERGHYYWVDADNIVNAYETQELKILLRVHQAPAWARPLGTPISHPPRDPADLAHFLGVLAARYRGRIHAYEIWNEPNLAYEWGDTWPDPYFYAEMLKQAYPAIKAADPEASVIAGGVATTGPGSPTAVGDLDWLRAFYAGGARGFFDALSTHPYGFGKPPDVHDPWGLSLDRVVAQRQIMVDNGDESTPMWITEMGWPIRTPAWDLGEHQPFTVSEVEQAEYLVEALDRIVREWPWIEAVFPFNLDFSTVTWYPAQEQMRWYALLNPDGSPRLSYTRLRRWARGLE from the coding sequence ATGAGGCGACGGGATTCCCGAGCGGCAAGACGGTTCAGCCGATCATTCGCCTTATGGCTGACCATGGCATTGTGGCTAACAACGCTGGCAGGGTGTGGAAACGCCACCTCGACCCCGATCCCTACCCCATTGCCCGCCGTTCTTCCTACCCCTTCTCCGACCTCTGAGGCGAGCGAGCCGGCCACTCTCTTCTTCGCCAGCGATCAGGCCGGCAACGGCGACATTTATCGGATAGATGGCGGTGGCTTGCGCCGGCTGACGGATAACCCTGAGGTGGATTGGGATCCGGCTGTTTCGCCCGATGGCACGCGGATCGCCTTCACTTCGTGGCGAGCTGGCCAGGCCGACATCTGGCTAATGAACACAGACGGTTCCGAGCTGCGTCGGCTGACCGACCATCCCGCAGACGACTACGCGCCAGCCTGGTCACCTGATGGCCGCGCCCTCGCCTTCGTCAGCGAGCGCGCCGGCAATCAGGACATCTTCCTGCTGGATGTGACCACGGGCGCGGTGAGGCCGCTAGTTCAAACCCCGCGCGCTGAGCGCGACCCGGCTTGGAGCCCAGATGGAAAGCGGCTGGCCTTCGTCGGCATTGACGCTGAGAGCGGTTGGCAGCGGCTATGGATCGTGACCACGGATGGGTTAGGGCCAACGCCGCTGACCAACTGGCCGATCCACGCCTCATCACCGTTATGGCTGCCTGATGGAAAGAGTCTGCTTTTCCTCGGCCGGGAACACGATGGTGCGCCGTTAGGTTTCTTCATCATCCACCCTGGTGAGCCACCACAGCCGCTATGGATGACGCCGGAAGACGGAAAGACCATCGTGAGCGCGCCAGCCTGGGGGCCAAATGGGATGCTGCTCTTCGCCCTCTGGCGCGATGGGATGTACAGCTTGGTTGCGCTGTCCCCTGGTTCGGACCAGCCGATCCCCTGGCTGACGGGGTCGGACGTGTATGGCGCACCCGTTGCTTCTCCGGCAGAAGGCCCCTACACGCGCCCCCTTTCCTCTCTTAGACTTGGACGAGGACCTAAGAACGAGGGGGGGCACGAGGATCATCCCCTGATCCTGGGCATGAACCTGGCCGGCATCGGTAACGCCTACCTAGTACGTGACCTGGGCTTCACTTGGGCCAAAGGGTACTTGAGCTGGGAATCAGCCGAGCCGGAGCGAGGGCATTATTACTGGGTAGACGCCGACAACATCGTCAACGCCTATGAGACCCAGGAGCTGAAGATCCTATTGCGGGTACACCAGGCTCCCGCCTGGGCTCGCCCACTGGGCACGCCGATCAGCCATCCGCCGCGTGATCCGGCCGACCTGGCTCATTTCCTCGGCGTGCTGGCCGCGCGCTATCGCGGCCGTATCCACGCCTATGAGATCTGGAACGAGCCCAACCTGGCCTACGAATGGGGCGACACCTGGCCCGACCCGTACTTCTACGCCGAGATGCTGAAGCAGGCCTACCCGGCCATCAAGGCCGCCGATCCGGAGGCGTCGGTGATCGCAGGCGGCGTGGCGACCACTGGACCTGGCTCTCCCACGGCTGTGGGGGATCTCGACTGGCTACGCGCCTTCTATGCAGGAGGCGCGCGTGGTTTCTTCGACGCGTTAAGCACGCATCCTTATGGATTTGGCAAGCCACCGGATGTACACGATCCGTGGGGACTATCGCTGGATCGGGTGGTGGCGCAGCGTCAGATCATGGTGGATAACGGCGATGAAAGCACGCCTATGTGGATCACCGAGATGGGCTGGCCCATTCGCACGCCTGCGTGGGACCTGGGCGAGCATCAGCCGTTCACCGTGAGCGAAGTGGAACAGGCCGAGTATCTAGTCGAGGCGCTCGATCGCATTGTTCGCGAGTGGCCATGGATTGAAGCGGTGTTTCCGTTCAACCTCGACTTTAGCACCGTCACCTGGTATCCGGCCCAGGAACAGATGCGCTGGTATGCTCTGCTCAATCCGGATGGCAGCCCGCGGCTAAGTTACACCCGTTTGCGCCGCTGGGCGCGAGGGCTGGAATGA
- a CDS encoding methyltransferase domain-containing protein gives MIPPAHWRRWWNLLRFNLMYLGRPPWDTNITPPEVIEVIEGGVVPSGRAVDLGCGTGTNAIYLARHGFEVIGVDSAILAIVRARRKARRAGVRARFHLGLVTRLDFLPWRADFALDIGCLHGLWPADRPAYAAALARAVRPGGHYLLYAWGYRGWAGLDPPEVAALFEPTFETIWVRVGQEHGLPSSWYLMRRLGNEG, from the coding sequence ATGATCCCCCCTGCTCACTGGCGACGGTGGTGGAACCTGCTCCGTTTCAATTTGATGTATCTAGGCCGGCCGCCTTGGGACACGAACATTACGCCTCCCGAGGTGATCGAAGTGATCGAGGGTGGCGTGGTGCCGTCCGGCCGAGCAGTCGACTTGGGCTGCGGCACCGGGACCAATGCCATCTACCTAGCCCGCCATGGCTTTGAGGTGATCGGCGTGGACAGCGCCATCCTGGCCATCGTCCGGGCACGGCGCAAGGCTCGCCGTGCGGGTGTGCGCGCCCGCTTTCACTTAGGGCTGGTCACCCGGCTCGATTTTCTCCCCTGGCGTGCTGACTTCGCGCTGGATATCGGCTGTCTGCATGGGTTGTGGCCAGCCGACCGCCCAGCCTACGCGGCTGCGCTCGCACGCGCAGTACGCCCTGGCGGCCATTATCTGCTGTATGCCTGGGGCTATCGCGGCTGGGCCGGACTCGATCCACCTGAAGTGGCCGCCCTGTTTGAGCCGACGTTTGAGACGATCTGGGTGCGCGTGGGACAGGAGCATGGCCTTCCCTCATCGTGGTACTTGATGCGTAGATTAGGCAACGAGGGATAA
- a CDS encoding DNA double-strand break repair nuclease NurA produces MPLKLDVIVQAIYEMAQAFDGEDRHGRLPLALERLRVTDPAHVRARLDDPQARPDWLVAYPERTLATCYPLPPCPADFTVVAADGSYIAPDRHSPVRFFIINTGYAVLTYGSESRAELDATTQLYYRDEEVFLSPDHRTLPIEGALLALKVAVDEMTALLHAVMAISSQEMVALRDGTLILWGLDSPGIDEEVRRHFLEPYQRALRRLRELNVPLAAYTSHPGADDVINALRVGLCPDPSVICRQCQAVTVYQRRPRCAPLAMLSDRLLFAQHLADGERSDYFRSRHPVLKHFDQDQQVYFFYLKIGSEIARLEVPAWVAKTPELLDRVHAVVYDQCQRGQGYPPALTEAHEQAVITAGERQLVEEMVARELAGREIIYTRSEKDRSKRVRGV; encoded by the coding sequence ATGCCCCTGAAGTTGGATGTGATCGTCCAGGCCATCTATGAGATGGCACAGGCCTTTGATGGGGAAGATCGTCACGGCCGGTTGCCGTTGGCTCTGGAGCGGCTGCGCGTCACCGATCCGGCTCACGTGCGTGCTCGCCTGGATGATCCCCAGGCTAGGCCTGACTGGCTGGTGGCCTACCCCGAGCGCACCCTCGCCACGTGCTATCCGTTGCCTCCCTGCCCGGCCGATTTCACCGTTGTGGCTGCCGACGGCTCTTACATCGCCCCGGATCGCCATAGCCCTGTGCGCTTCTTCATCATCAACACCGGCTACGCCGTGCTTACCTATGGCAGCGAATCCCGAGCCGAGCTGGATGCCACCACCCAACTTTACTATCGTGATGAAGAGGTGTTTCTCTCGCCCGATCATCGGACGCTGCCCATCGAGGGTGCATTGCTGGCGCTCAAAGTGGCCGTAGATGAGATGACCGCGCTCTTGCATGCGGTGATGGCCATCTCGTCACAAGAGATGGTAGCCCTCCGGGATGGCACCCTCATCCTGTGGGGATTGGACAGCCCAGGTATTGATGAGGAGGTGCGCCGGCATTTCCTGGAGCCGTATCAACGGGCGCTCCGGCGGTTACGCGAGCTGAACGTGCCCCTAGCCGCCTACACTAGTCACCCAGGCGCTGACGATGTGATCAACGCGCTCCGGGTGGGCCTCTGCCCTGATCCATCGGTCATCTGCCGTCAGTGCCAGGCCGTCACAGTTTACCAACGACGTCCCCGCTGCGCTCCCCTAGCTATGTTGTCCGATCGTCTCCTCTTCGCCCAACATCTGGCGGACGGCGAGCGCAGTGACTATTTCCGCAGCCGGCATCCGGTGCTTAAGCACTTTGATCAAGATCAGCAAGTGTACTTCTTCTACCTCAAAATAGGCAGCGAGATCGCCCGCCTGGAGGTGCCGGCCTGGGTCGCCAAGACACCAGAATTGCTCGACCGCGTTCACGCCGTGGTCTACGATCAGTGCCAGCGTGGACAAGGCTATCCTCCTGCGCTCACCGAGGCGCACGAACAGGCTGTGATCACGGCGGGCGAGCGACAACTGGTAGAAGAAATGGTGGCACGAGAGCTCGCTGGGCGCGAGATCATCTACACCCGGTCGGAAAAAGACCGCAGTAAGCGCGTGCGCGGGGTGTAG
- a CDS encoding DMT family transporter, with the protein MTSSERLGLLYVTLAVGFFSTSPIFVRWATPLSPYEVTVGRLATGALLVMALARFNRQPLGPSREDLVRFLGFGLVTALHFLFYIASLNFTTIAHSLALVYTAPIFVTIASAWLLHEPIPRRKWLGVLVAVIGVGILTGFEPRLTSQMAIGDLLAIGSAMMYGLYSVAGRSQRTCYPLFTYAGAVYGLAALWTLPAAVLSFTPEGYGFRQIGSIIALGVLSSGLGHTLYNAALRRTHATYVNLIATQEVTGGVILGILLLREIPSLSSITGAAVTLLGIALVVL; encoded by the coding sequence ATGACATCAAGCGAACGCCTTGGCCTCCTTTACGTCACGTTGGCGGTAGGTTTCTTCTCCACCAGCCCAATCTTCGTTCGATGGGCAACCCCTCTCTCACCCTATGAAGTCACCGTCGGGCGCCTAGCCACCGGGGCGTTATTGGTGATGGCCCTGGCTCGGTTCAACCGACAACCGTTGGGGCCTTCACGAGAGGATCTGGTCCGCTTTTTAGGCTTTGGCCTGGTGACTGCGCTGCATTTCCTGTTCTATATCGCCTCTCTCAATTTCACCACCATCGCCCACTCGTTGGCGCTGGTGTATACCGCTCCCATTTTTGTGACGATTGCCTCGGCCTGGCTTTTGCACGAGCCCATCCCACGTCGCAAATGGCTAGGAGTGCTCGTAGCTGTGATCGGCGTCGGCATCCTGACTGGGTTTGAACCCCGTCTGACCAGTCAGATGGCTATTGGCGACTTGCTAGCCATCGGCTCGGCGATGATGTATGGCTTATACTCCGTAGCCGGCCGCTCCCAACGGACGTGCTACCCGCTTTTCACGTACGCCGGCGCCGTGTACGGGCTTGCTGCGCTATGGACTTTACCGGCTGCCGTGCTCTCGTTCACACCAGAGGGCTACGGATTTCGGCAGATCGGCTCGATTATCGCCCTGGGCGTGCTGTCATCGGGCCTGGGCCACACGTTGTATAACGCCGCGCTTCGTCGAACCCATGCAACTTATGTCAATTTAATCGCCACTCAAGAGGTCACGGGTGGTGTCATCCTAGGGATTCTGCTCCTCCGGGAAATCCCCAGCCTCAGTTCCATCACAGGGGCCGCAGTGACGCTGCTCGGCATTGCGTTGGTTGTGCTCTAA
- a CDS encoding radical SAM protein, whose translation MSLLSLAAKLPAYWAFRRFGWPRLYPFSIVVSVSFRCNSRCRTCDVWRKPNDDMTVEEWRQVFHHLGRTPVYITFTGGEPFLRSDLDELVIAAYQECRPAYITIPTNGLLSDRVVEQVDHICREAVDSEIGINLSLDGLGEEHDDIRGISGNWRKAMETWQRLKELQKQRRNLVLTIHTVISRFNIHRFREIYDGLQPLQPDSYITEIAEERVELDTVGWGITPAPEEYEPIADFLSEQARRAPARGIARVTQAFRAEYYQLAKRILRQRTQVIDCYAGWASAHIAPNGDIWSCCIRAEPVGNLRQTGYDLAPIWFGEEMTRLRRSIANKECACPMANASYANMLLHPPTVARVILEVLKCRG comes from the coding sequence ATGTCCCTATTGAGCTTAGCTGCTAAATTGCCGGCTTATTGGGCGTTTCGGCGCTTCGGATGGCCGCGCCTATACCCGTTCTCTATCGTGGTCAGCGTCTCCTTCCGCTGTAACTCCCGATGTCGCACATGCGACGTGTGGCGTAAGCCGAATGACGACATGACCGTTGAGGAATGGCGACAGGTCTTTCATCATCTGGGCCGCACCCCTGTCTACATCACCTTCACCGGCGGCGAGCCATTCCTACGGTCGGACCTGGATGAGCTAGTGATAGCAGCGTACCAGGAGTGTCGCCCAGCCTATATCACCATCCCCACCAATGGCCTACTCAGCGACCGCGTGGTGGAACAGGTGGATCATATATGCCGGGAAGCCGTTGACTCCGAAATCGGGATCAATCTGAGCCTGGACGGCCTCGGTGAGGAACACGATGACATCCGAGGCATCTCTGGCAACTGGCGGAAGGCGATGGAGACGTGGCAGCGATTGAAAGAGCTGCAAAAGCAGCGTCGTAACCTGGTGTTGACGATTCACACGGTGATCTCCCGCTTCAACATTCATCGCTTCCGGGAGATCTACGATGGCTTGCAGCCTCTTCAACCGGATTCGTACATTACTGAAATCGCTGAGGAGCGGGTGGAGTTGGACACGGTGGGATGGGGCATCACCCCTGCGCCTGAGGAGTACGAACCCATTGCCGACTTCCTGAGCGAGCAGGCCCGTCGTGCGCCAGCACGCGGCATCGCCCGCGTGACTCAGGCATTCCGAGCTGAGTACTATCAGCTCGCCAAACGGATCTTACGCCAGCGAACTCAAGTCATTGATTGCTACGCCGGTTGGGCCAGTGCCCACATCGCGCCCAATGGTGACATCTGGTCATGTTGTATTCGGGCGGAACCGGTGGGCAATTTACGCCAGACGGGCTACGATCTGGCGCCGATCTGGTTCGGAGAGGAGATGACGCGACTGCGCCGCTCCATTGCGAACAAGGAATGTGCCTGCCCAATGGCCAATGCGTCTTATGCGAACATGTTGCTGCACCCGCCGACGGTGGCGAGGGTAATCTTAGAAGTGCTAAAGTGTCGAGGGTAA